In the Pedobacter cryoconitis genome, TCAGCAAACCATCATAGTTGATAGACAGGATCACTTCAGGATTATTCAGGTTATTATCAGCAAGAAAAAGATTTTTGTAAACAGGGTTTAATGAATAACCAGCTCCGATTACTTTACTCGCATAAGCAGCTGCCTCAGTATTTTTAGCTGTACCTGTATAAACCGAAGCATTCAGATATACGCGGGACAGTAACATCTGGTCTGCTCCTTTGGTTACTCTTCCATAATCATTCGTACCTGGTAATTCTGATTCTATCGCTAACAACTCACTTTCCACATATTTAAATAAGTCAGCACGTTTGATTTGCTGAGGGGCTACTTTACCAATCTCATTTGCTTCTGTAATAAATGGAGGATTACCATATAAATCCATCAGTACCCAGTATTGGTAAGCCCGTAAAAATCTGGCCTCTGCTCTGTAAGCTGTAATATTTGTAGCAGCTGTTCCTGTGATATTGCGGGAAGCCAATTTATCAGGCGTACTTTCCCGTAAAAATTCATTGATCACAGTGATCTGGTATAAACTTCTTGTATATAAACCACGCAGGATTACGTTATCTGAAGTATAAGTCTGGAAATTTAAGTCATAAACTCCAGGATCGTTCCAAACACAGATACCCTCATCAGAAGTCAGCTCCTGGGCATTCCAGTATAAACGAATAAAATCTGAAGCCCCGGCATCGATACCACCAAGATCGCTGCTTCCTGAACCACCGCCTCCTGTGGTCGCAAAACTACCGTAGATCTTGGCCAGAACCTGTTTGTAACCATCCGGAGTAGAATAAGCTACATCCGAAATGATGTCATTAGTTGGCTTTAAGTTCAGGTCTTTTTTACAAGACGAGAAGGTGGCCAGTAATACGGCAGTTGCCGCAAATATTTTGAATAGATTTTTCATGCGTATGAAATTTTATTTTATCGGTGATGAACTATTAAAACCCTACGTTCAGACCTAAACTATAAGTTCTTGGTCTTGGATATAAATTATAATCTATACCAGTAGTGCTCTCCGGATCAATCCCTTTATACTTAGAGATTATAAATACATTCTGAACATTTGCTGTAATACGCAGATTTGCTTTTGAATTTGGTGACAAGCGGCCAAAATTATAAGCAAGACCAGCATTATCCATTTTCAGGAAAGAAGCATTGTGGATATAATAATCACTCAGGTATTGGTTATTTGAAAAATTCGTATCGAAAAATGTGCTGCTTGCATTATTAATTAATCCGCTAGGGCTCAATACATTTCTATTCACACCAAGATTAGAAGAAACATTATCGTAGATATAATTACCGATATTACCACGTAACACCGTACTCAATGTTAATTTTTTATAACTGAATGAAGTCGTGAAGCCTAAAATAAATTTAGGTGCAGGAGATTTGTAAAAATATCTGTCCTGATCATTCACTATGCCGTCGTTATTCAAATCAGCATATACACCTTCAACAGGTTTTCCCTGTGTATTATAAACCTGCTTGTAAACAAAGAAAGAACCAGGGTTGTAATTCGCAGCATTCCATTTCAGCGTAGTACCAGTTGCACCGGTAATATCTCCGGCACCAACTTTAAAGTTAGGGTCCGGGTTCAGGCTCAGGTTGGTTACTTTATTCTTATTGTAAGTAAAGTTAAAGCCCATATCCCACTTCACATCATCCGTTTTAATGATACCGACGTTTACACTGGCTTCAATACCTTTATTTTCCATGTTACCTACATTGGTTAACAATTGATTGCTAAAGTTCGTTCCAACTGCAATAGGTACAAGACTTAATAAATCTTTAGTTTTTTTGTAGTATACATCTACACTACCATAAACCCTTCCACCAAATAATCCATAATCAATCCCTGCGTTATAAGTTGTAGACGTTTCCCATTTCAGGTCTTTATCATACTGTATTGGGGTA is a window encoding:
- a CDS encoding RagB/SusD family nutrient uptake outer membrane protein; protein product: MKNLFKIFAATAVLLATFSSCKKDLNLKPTNDIISDVAYSTPDGYKQVLAKIYGSFATTGGGGSGSSDLGGIDAGASDFIRLYWNAQELTSDEGICVWNDPGVYDLNFQTYTSDNVILRGLYTRSLYQITVINEFLRESTPDKLASRNITGTAATNITAYRAEARFLRAYQYWVLMDLYGNPPFITEANEIGKVAPQQIKRADLFKYVESELLAIESELPGTNDYGRVTKGADQMLLSRVYLNASVYTGTAKNTEAAAYASKVIGAGYSLNPVYKNLFLADNNLNNPEVILSINYDGLLTQNFGGTTFLTNASINGDMNPALFGVPSGGWGGIRTRSTLPAIFGINGAFTSNPDSRAMFFGDKATNDDVGVFTDGLRAVKFRNVTRANVTAPSNNGTFCSVDFPLFRLPEAYLNYAEAVLRGGSGSLSQAVTYVNLLRQRAYGNDSGNVTSLTLDGVLAERAKEFFWEGYRRTDLVRFGKFTDASYLWPYKGGVKAGRGTEATRSIFPLPSADLISNPNLTQNPGY